From a single Pseudoalteromonas sp. Scap06 genomic region:
- a CDS encoding M28 family metallopeptidase — protein MKRLLNIALVSASALIVQPLYAQDNENIWVTIDPIAAKHYQQTKKTVSKSHQSLTIHATELDTVNFLKVKTSDVAQLSEFMHDNYHRCGGFVAHESLDEAKQYTEQLAAVQNQNTLAFDYNIDNAQTTQQLINRISPNNLTNTVNSMSSFYNRYYTTQTGIDASQWLKDYWQQLAASRSDISVEYFTHSWAQSSIIVTIPGEEKADEIVIIGGHLDSINQSNPTNGRSPGADDNASGIAVLSEVLRAIVDNDYKPQRTIQIMGFAAEEVGLRGSKAIASAYKSQGKNVVGMVQFDMTGNNGSNEDIVMMTDYTTNAQNQFLGQLIDTYLPSVSYGFDQCGYGCSDHASWYQQGFTASMPFESKMADINRLIHTINDTNFDADHASKFAKLAVSFISEMAKNAGDVIPPIGDELQNGVTVAGITESAKAERVFTLNVPDNATNLNFITSGGSGDADLYVKFNSAPTLTSFDCKSTTSSSNESCEIGNAQAGVYYVMVQAWNAITNVSLTGSYNEGNTAEPINRVENNISVAANNWSRYTQNLDAGYSSFTVNISGGNGDADLYVNFASPSTESVYQCRPFKNGNLETCNIDNPQAGTWFIDLKGYSSASGVTLSITAQ, from the coding sequence ATGAAACGTTTATTAAATATTGCGTTAGTTAGCGCTAGCGCCTTAATTGTTCAACCACTGTATGCACAAGACAACGAAAATATATGGGTGACAATAGATCCTATTGCAGCAAAGCATTATCAGCAGACTAAAAAAACAGTAAGTAAATCACATCAATCATTAACTATTCATGCAACTGAGCTAGATACCGTTAATTTTTTAAAGGTTAAGACCTCGGATGTAGCACAGCTGAGTGAGTTTATGCATGATAATTACCATCGGTGTGGTGGTTTTGTAGCGCATGAATCACTAGATGAAGCAAAACAATATACTGAACAGTTGGCAGCTGTGCAAAACCAAAACACCTTAGCTTTTGATTATAATATTGATAATGCGCAAACAACACAGCAACTAATTAATCGTATTAGCCCTAATAATTTAACAAATACTGTTAATTCAATGAGTAGCTTTTACAATCGCTACTATACAACTCAAACTGGGATAGATGCATCTCAATGGTTAAAAGATTATTGGCAACAGTTAGCGGCAAGTCGTAGCGATATCAGCGTTGAATATTTTACTCATAGTTGGGCGCAGTCGTCGATTATAGTCACAATACCTGGGGAAGAAAAAGCTGATGAAATTGTTATCATAGGTGGACATTTAGATTCAATTAACCAATCAAACCCTACAAATGGACGTTCTCCTGGTGCCGATGATAATGCATCAGGTATCGCTGTATTATCAGAAGTACTAAGAGCAATTGTTGATAATGACTACAAGCCGCAAAGAACAATTCAAATAATGGGCTTTGCAGCTGAAGAAGTTGGCTTGAGGGGGTCAAAAGCGATTGCCTCAGCATACAAATCACAAGGAAAAAATGTTGTTGGTATGGTGCAGTTTGATATGACTGGTAATAACGGTAGCAATGAAGATATTGTGATGATGACAGATTACACAACAAATGCTCAAAACCAGTTTCTAGGTCAGCTAATCGATACTTATTTGCCTTCTGTTAGTTACGGTTTTGACCAATGTGGATATGGATGTTCTGATCACGCATCTTGGTATCAACAAGGGTTTACAGCATCTATGCCATTTGAGTCGAAAATGGCTGATATAAATCGATTAATTCACACCATTAATGACACTAATTTTGACGCTGATCATGCTAGTAAGTTTGCAAAATTAGCTGTTAGTTTCATATCGGAAATGGCAAAAAATGCAGGCGATGTGATCCCCCCAATTGGCGACGAATTACAAAACGGTGTTACGGTTGCCGGTATAACAGAAAGTGCAAAAGCGGAACGTGTATTCACATTAAACGTACCTGACAACGCGACTAACTTAAACTTCATTACATCCGGTGGTTCTGGTGATGCCGATTTATACGTAAAATTTAATTCAGCACCTACCTTAACAAGCTTTGATTGTAAAAGTACAACCTCTTCAAGTAATGAGAGTTGTGAAATAGGTAATGCCCAAGCGGGCGTTTATTATGTCATGGTTCAAGCATGGAATGCGATTACGAATGTTTCTTTAACCGGTAGCTATAACGAAGGTAACACAGCAGAACCTATCAATCGTGTAGAAAATAATATTTCGGTAGCAGCAAACAATTGGAGCCGATACACACAAAATCTTGATGCTGGCTATTCGTCATTCACAGTTAACATTAGCGGCGGCAATGGAGATGCTGATTTATATGTAAATTTTGCAAGCCCATCTACAGAATCTGTTTATCAATGTAGGCCATTTAAAAATGGTAATTTAGAAACTTGTAATATTGATAACCCACAAGCAGGTACTTGGTTTATAGATTTAAAGGGCTATAGTTCTGCAAGCGGAGTTACCTTATCTATTACGGCACAATAA
- a CDS encoding alkaline phosphatase — MKKQFGLLALLCTTTGAFAQTAPKNVIYMIGDGMGPAFTTAYRYYKDDPTTKEIETTVFDTILKGMAHTYPDDHTYVTDSAAGATALSSGHKSYNGAIAVDTAKKPVKTMLEIAKEQGMTTALVATSQINHATPASFAAHNESRRNYDDIANDYIDNKIAGKLPVDLMLGGGTEYFIRDDRNLVDEFKQAGYQYGDDIQNLGQITQVPAIGLYAPKGLPFALDENPTRLKQLTSKAFDLLDGQNDKGFFVMIEGSQIDWCGHANDIACAMAEMDDFAKSIETAKAYVDKNPDTILVITADHSTGGLTIGAHGQYKWETDVIKGVKATAGTLTNLLMESDNLKKVWQENTSIEFTAENEIKLKQAKAMGEKTLNLAVKSIINDLSFTGWTTGGHTASDVQVFAYGKNSDDFVGSQNNTDIAKKLIGYIEQ, encoded by the coding sequence ATGAAAAAACAGTTCGGCTTATTAGCGCTTTTATGTACAACAACAGGAGCATTTGCTCAAACAGCGCCTAAAAATGTTATTTATATGATTGGTGATGGCATGGGTCCCGCTTTCACAACCGCTTATCGATACTACAAAGATGACCCAACAACAAAAGAAATAGAAACCACCGTTTTTGATACCATATTAAAAGGCATGGCGCACACGTATCCAGATGACCATACCTATGTTACAGACAGCGCAGCAGGTGCAACTGCACTTAGCAGCGGCCATAAAAGTTATAATGGCGCTATTGCCGTCGATACAGCTAAAAAGCCTGTTAAAACCATGCTAGAAATTGCAAAAGAGCAAGGAATGACAACAGCGTTAGTAGCTACCTCACAAATAAACCATGCAACACCAGCAAGTTTTGCCGCACATAATGAATCAAGAAGAAACTACGATGATATTGCCAATGACTACATTGACAATAAAATTGCAGGTAAATTACCGGTAGATTTAATGTTAGGCGGTGGTACTGAGTACTTTATTCGTGATGACAGAAACTTAGTAGACGAATTTAAACAAGCTGGTTATCAATATGGCGATGATATTCAGAACCTTGGTCAAATCACTCAAGTGCCTGCTATAGGTTTATATGCACCTAAAGGCTTACCGTTTGCTCTTGATGAAAACCCAACAAGATTAAAGCAGTTAACTTCTAAAGCGTTTGATTTGCTTGATGGGCAAAATGATAAAGGCTTTTTTGTGATGATTGAAGGCAGCCAAATTGACTGGTGTGGTCACGCAAATGATATTGCCTGTGCAATGGCTGAAATGGATGATTTTGCTAAATCAATCGAAACGGCTAAAGCCTATGTAGATAAGAACCCAGACACTATTTTGGTGATCACGGCAGACCACTCAACAGGTGGTTTAACTATTGGTGCACATGGCCAATATAAATGGGAAACAGATGTCATCAAAGGTGTTAAAGCCACTGCGGGTACATTGACCAATTTGTTAATGGAGTCAGATAACCTTAAAAAGGTATGGCAGGAAAATACGAGCATTGAGTTTACAGCTGAAAACGAAATTAAGCTTAAACAAGCCAAAGCTATGGGTGAGAAAACCCTAAACTTAGCCGTTAAAAGCATCATTAATGATTTAAGCTTTACAGGTTGGACAACGGGCGGTCACACAGCGTCTGATGTACAAGTATTTGCTTATGGCAAAAATAGCGATGACTTTGTTGGCTCTCAAAATAATACCGATATAGCTAAAAAATTGATTGGTTACATAGAACAATAA
- a CDS encoding alpha/beta hydrolase yields MQPFSVKANDLDIHGLKFGDGEEVVIALHGWLDNSASFVPMLTDVPSNQTWYCIDFAGHGLSSWRSPQAHYYFIDYVDDVYALITALKLKKVHLVGHSMGAMVAGLFASCFNEYVKSVSFIEGIGCVTTQANEVASQLRNAILNRARLTIKKSRIYTSKEQIYQARAKTTDLNDKLIALLMDRNIKQMHSGFELTTDPKLKNHSGFRFDEAQCIGAIKELIAPCQLILGDQGYPFVKQNLDKYSNYYNNLRVLEVPGGHHCHMQSSGLCFEHIHVFMLQSSAC; encoded by the coding sequence TTGCAACCATTTTCTGTCAAAGCTAACGACTTAGATATACATGGCCTTAAATTTGGAGACGGTGAAGAGGTTGTTATTGCGCTTCACGGTTGGTTAGATAACAGTGCTAGCTTTGTACCTATGCTAACTGACGTACCGTCAAATCAAACATGGTATTGTATTGATTTTGCAGGGCATGGACTATCATCTTGGCGAAGCCCTCAGGCACATTACTACTTTATTGATTATGTGGATGATGTTTATGCCTTAATCACAGCGCTTAAATTAAAAAAGGTACACTTGGTCGGGCATTCGATGGGGGCGATGGTCGCGGGTTTATTTGCGAGTTGTTTTAACGAGTATGTTAAATCCGTTTCTTTTATTGAAGGAATAGGCTGCGTTACCACACAAGCAAATGAAGTCGCTTCACAGCTAAGAAATGCCATACTTAACCGGGCACGGTTAACGATTAAAAAATCAAGGATATACACTTCAAAAGAGCAAATTTATCAAGCGCGTGCAAAAACAACTGATTTAAATGATAAATTAATCGCTTTGCTGATGGACAGAAATATAAAACAAATGCACAGTGGGTTTGAGTTAACGACTGATCCTAAGCTTAAAAATCACTCAGGTTTTCGATTTGATGAAGCGCAATGTATTGGTGCAATAAAAGAATTAATTGCACCATGTCAATTAATTTTAGGTGATCAAGGTTATCCATTTGTAAAACAAAACTTAGATAAGTATAGTAATTATTACAATAACTTGAGAGTATTAGAAGTGCCTGGTGGACATCATTGCCATATGCAAAGTAGTGGGCTATGTTTTGAACACATTCACGTATTTATGCTGCAAAGTAGTGCATGTTAA
- a CDS encoding ATP-dependent DNA helicase, with protein MIGIIKQLFSATGPLALSIDGYTPRQPQIDMAVAVDDALKTRSQLVVEAGTGTGKTFAYLAPALKSKGKTIISTGSKALQEQLYHRDLPVLVKALGAAKKTALLKGRANYLCTYRLTQHVAHVPTDDPDVMHQLAMVAKFASETHSGDLADCIGIEEDAKVLPYVSSTADNCLGKECPDFQECYIRKARLKAADADVVVINHHLFFADMAVKESGFAELMPNADAYIFDEAHQLSEIASDYFGETMSTKKLVDLINDLRAIYRAEIPDMLQLGKSLNKLETSVADLRLQFGVDGSRGDWREKLSNKLICSALHRVISDLEFVYQVLKLCLERSDKIEHPFERVLAFKGQLERVFDTAQTGFSYWYETTRRYLTINITPLNVSAKFALMMKESGAGFVFTSATLSVDNELSHFNASLGLKPKQSMMVDSPFDYANQALLCLPRYLPQSHEDNMPHAIVKLTLELIKSAKGRCFVLFTSYRMMHLVAEGLTTQMDYPVYMQGQMSKRIILEKFTRHGNAVLLGTASFWEGVDVRGSTLSCVIIDKLPFAAPDDPLLQAKMQDCQMQGKDPFAHIQLPQAVIALKQGVGRLIRDNKDKGVLVICDNRLVTRQYGQVFLKSLPPMRRTRSLEDANTFLKHIN; from the coding sequence GTGATTGGTATTATCAAACAGCTGTTTAGTGCGACCGGGCCTTTGGCTTTATCAATAGATGGATATACACCACGCCAGCCTCAAATCGATATGGCGGTGGCTGTTGATGATGCATTAAAAACCCGATCTCAACTTGTTGTTGAGGCAGGCACTGGCACAGGTAAAACCTTTGCCTATTTAGCTCCCGCTCTTAAATCTAAAGGTAAAACCATCATCTCAACGGGTTCTAAAGCACTGCAAGAGCAGCTTTATCATCGTGATTTACCGGTATTAGTAAAAGCCTTAGGTGCTGCTAAGAAAACGGCCTTGTTAAAAGGGCGTGCCAATTATTTGTGTACGTATCGACTAACTCAGCATGTGGCACACGTACCAACAGACGACCCTGATGTTATGCATCAGCTTGCTATGGTTGCAAAGTTTGCCAGTGAGACCCACAGCGGTGATCTTGCCGATTGCATTGGTATTGAAGAAGACGCCAAAGTGCTACCTTATGTAAGCTCAACCGCTGATAATTGCTTAGGCAAAGAGTGCCCTGACTTTCAAGAATGCTATATTCGCAAAGCGCGTTTAAAAGCGGCTGATGCCGATGTTGTAGTAATAAATCACCATTTGTTTTTTGCCGATATGGCGGTAAAGGAATCAGGTTTTGCAGAGCTTATGCCTAATGCGGATGCCTACATATTTGATGAAGCTCACCAATTAAGCGAAATTGCCAGCGACTATTTTGGCGAAACAATGAGCACCAAAAAGCTGGTGGATTTAATTAACGATTTGCGCGCTATTTATCGCGCTGAAATCCCCGATATGCTGCAATTAGGTAAAAGTTTAAATAAACTCGAAACCAGTGTCGCTGATTTAAGGTTGCAGTTTGGGGTAGATGGTAGCCGTGGCGATTGGCGCGAAAAGCTCAGTAATAAGCTTATTTGCTCGGCATTACATCGCGTTATTAGTGATTTAGAATTTGTGTATCAGGTTTTAAAGTTATGCTTAGAGCGCAGCGATAAAATAGAACATCCGTTTGAACGAGTTTTGGCTTTTAAAGGCCAGTTAGAACGTGTATTTGATACCGCTCAAACTGGGTTTAGTTACTGGTACGAAACCACGAGGCGCTATTTAACAATAAATATAACGCCATTAAACGTATCGGCAAAATTTGCATTGATGATGAAAGAATCTGGTGCGGGGTTTGTATTTACCTCCGCCACGTTATCGGTCGACAATGAACTGAGCCACTTTAATGCAAGCCTTGGCTTAAAGCCAAAGCAAAGTATGATGGTGGATAGTCCGTTTGATTATGCCAATCAGGCGTTGCTGTGCTTACCCCGTTATTTACCACAATCTCATGAAGATAATATGCCTCATGCTATTGTAAAACTGACTTTAGAGCTCATAAAGTCGGCTAAGGGGCGTTGTTTTGTGTTATTTACTAGTTATCGTATGATGCATTTAGTGGCTGAGGGTTTAACGACGCAAATGGACTACCCAGTTTATATGCAAGGGCAAATGTCTAAACGAATTATACTAGAAAAATTTACTCGCCATGGTAATGCAGTATTGCTGGGCACCGCGTCATTTTGGGAAGGGGTTGATGTACGAGGCAGCACCTTAAGCTGTGTTATTATAGACAAGCTGCCATTTGCTGCCCCTGATGACCCTTTACTGCAAGCCAAAATGCAGGATTGCCAAATGCAAGGTAAAGACCCGTTTGCACATATTCAATTACCTCAAGCGGTGATTGCATTAAAGCAGGGGGTAGGTCGCTTAATAAGAGACAACAAAGATAAAGGCGTGTTAGTGATTTGCGATAATCGCTTAGTTACACGCCAATATGGACAAGTATTTTTAAAGAGTTTACCGCCAATGCGCCGTACACGAAGCTTAGAAGATGCCAATACATTTTTAAAACATATTAATTGA
- the fadD gene encoding long-chain-fatty-acid--CoA ligase FadD — protein MEKIWLKRYPEGMPETIDPEHYNSLLEVFEKSFNEYKDLPAFTNMGKTLSYNEIDAATKRVAAYIQNDLGLKKGDKVAVMMPNLLQTPIAILGILRAGCVVVNVNPLYTVRELEHQLKDSETSAIFILANFAVTLEKALPNTDVKHIVVTQVGDMMGGLKKHLVNFVVKHFKKMVPSYTLPNTINFCDLLKADPTGYKRPDVNLSDLAFLQYTGGTTGVSKGAMLSHGNMVGNLEQVSGCLDKVLDRGSEVVITALPLYHIFALTANCLAFMKYGGLNVLITNPRDMPGFVKELSQHKFTAITGVNTLFNGLLNTPGFSELDFSNLKMSLGGGMAVQRPVAEKWQKVTNSKLMEGYGLTECSPLVTISPYDLESYNGSIGLPAPSTDIKLMLDSGEEAAKGEPGELWVKGPQVMLGYYNRPDATSECLKDGWFATGDIATYDDEGFFYIVDRKKDMIIVSGFNVFPNEIEEVVAMHEGVLEVAAIGIPHDISGEQVKVFVVKKDPSLTEKDIIKHCRDNLTNYKVPKLVEFKDELPKTNVGKILRRALKD, from the coding sequence GTGGAAAAAATCTGGCTTAAGCGCTACCCAGAAGGTATGCCTGAAACAATCGATCCTGAGCACTACAACTCGTTACTCGAAGTGTTTGAAAAAAGTTTTAATGAATACAAAGATTTACCTGCATTTACTAATATGGGTAAAACATTGTCTTACAACGAAATAGATGCTGCAACAAAACGCGTTGCCGCCTATATCCAAAACGATTTAGGATTAAAAAAAGGCGATAAAGTCGCTGTGATGATGCCTAATTTGTTGCAAACCCCTATTGCTATTTTAGGTATTTTGCGTGCAGGATGTGTTGTAGTTAATGTTAACCCGCTTTACACCGTACGAGAGTTAGAGCATCAGTTAAAAGATTCTGAAACATCAGCCATTTTTATACTTGCTAACTTTGCTGTCACTCTTGAAAAAGCGCTGCCCAACACCGACGTGAAACATATTGTGGTTACCCAAGTCGGTGACATGATGGGTGGTCTTAAAAAGCATTTAGTTAATTTTGTCGTTAAGCATTTCAAAAAAATGGTGCCAAGCTACACATTACCTAACACGATTAACTTTTGTGATTTGTTAAAAGCAGATCCAACTGGTTACAAACGTCCAGATGTAAACCTTAGTGACTTAGCGTTCTTGCAGTACACCGGTGGAACTACCGGTGTATCAAAAGGCGCTATGTTAAGTCATGGCAATATGGTAGGTAATCTTGAGCAAGTATCTGGTTGTTTAGACAAAGTGCTTGACCGTGGTAGTGAAGTAGTTATTACTGCGCTTCCGCTTTATCATATATTTGCATTAACAGCGAACTGTTTAGCATTTATGAAATACGGTGGCTTAAATGTTTTAATTACTAATCCACGTGATATGCCAGGATTTGTAAAAGAGCTTAGTCAGCATAAATTTACAGCTATTACAGGTGTAAATACTCTGTTTAATGGCTTATTAAATACTCCAGGTTTCTCTGAACTTGATTTTAGTAACCTTAAAATGTCACTGGGTGGCGGTATGGCCGTTCAACGTCCAGTTGCCGAAAAATGGCAGAAGGTCACTAACAGCAAATTAATGGAAGGCTATGGTCTGACAGAGTGTTCGCCATTAGTTACAATTAGCCCATATGATTTAGAGTCTTATAATGGCTCTATTGGCTTACCAGCGCCAAGTACCGATATCAAGCTAATGCTTGATAGCGGTGAAGAAGCGGCTAAAGGTGAACCGGGCGAGTTATGGGTTAAAGGCCCACAAGTAATGCTTGGTTATTATAACCGTCCTGACGCAACCTCTGAATGTTTAAAAGATGGCTGGTTTGCTACCGGTGATATTGCGACATACGATGATGAAGGCTTCTTCTATATTGTTGACCGTAAAAAAGACATGATCATTGTGTCAGGCTTTAATGTATTCCCAAATGAGATTGAAGAAGTGGTTGCGATGCACGAAGGTGTATTAGAAGTTGCCGCAATTGGTATTCCTCATGACATTAGTGGTGAACAAGTTAAAGTTTTTGTTGTGAAAAAAGACCCTTCTTTAACTGAAAAAGATATAATAAAACATTGTCGTGATAATTTAACTAATTATAAGGTTCCTAAACTCGTTGAGTTTAAGGATGAGTTACCTAAAACTAACGTGGGTAAAATTCTCAGAAGAGCCTTAAAAGATTAG
- the rnd gene encoding ribonuclease D: MHYQLIQTQNELNTFVEQIKNKPILAIDTEFMRRRTLYPEVALIQVYDGEHLALIDPLAELSLFDFWQILKDPNVLKVLHSPSEDIEVFQKYAGFVPYPLFDTQFALQLLGEGNCMGFALMVKTLLNIEIDKSESRTNWLQRPLTQKQLEYAAADTFHLLPCFELIIDSIKAADLFDIVINESELVANKRAFQTPDELLYKEIKNAWQLKPHELAVLKELAVWRRDKAIRKNLALNFVLKEHNMTEIAKRGPSSLNALRQIPGVEPIEVNRSGVEILKCIEQAKAIPPEQHPKVLKRLIDFPTYKKVAKEIKQNISKVAKEHNIPEDVMASKKQVNQLISWNWKLTDEQKSQQIKPDLLNSWRYEYLKGALKEWDN, encoded by the coding sequence GTGCACTACCAATTGATCCAAACCCAAAATGAGCTAAATACGTTTGTAGAACAAATAAAAAACAAACCCATTCTTGCTATTGATACCGAGTTTATGCGCCGCCGTACTTTGTATCCCGAAGTTGCACTAATTCAAGTTTATGATGGCGAGCATTTAGCACTCATCGACCCGCTTGCAGAGCTTTCCTTGTTTGATTTTTGGCAGATACTTAAAGATCCAAACGTGTTAAAAGTACTTCATTCTCCTTCAGAAGATATTGAAGTTTTTCAAAAATACGCAGGTTTCGTTCCTTATCCATTGTTTGATACTCAGTTTGCACTTCAGCTATTAGGGGAGGGTAACTGTATGGGGTTTGCCTTAATGGTAAAAACCTTGTTGAATATTGAAATTGATAAAAGTGAATCGCGTACCAATTGGTTACAACGTCCTCTCACTCAAAAACAACTTGAATACGCTGCGGCCGATACGTTTCACTTACTGCCTTGTTTTGAGTTAATTATAGACAGCATTAAAGCGGCCGATTTATTTGATATTGTTATTAACGAAAGTGAATTAGTGGCAAACAAGCGTGCTTTTCAAACACCAGATGAACTGCTTTATAAAGAGATTAAAAATGCATGGCAGCTTAAGCCGCATGAATTAGCTGTACTTAAAGAATTAGCCGTGTGGCGAAGAGATAAAGCAATTCGTAAAAATCTTGCGCTTAATTTTGTTCTTAAAGAGCACAACATGACTGAAATCGCTAAGCGAGGCCCATCGAGCTTAAATGCGCTTAGACAAATTCCGGGTGTTGAGCCTATTGAAGTGAATCGTTCAGGGGTTGAAATTTTGAAGTGTATTGAGCAAGCTAAAGCTATCCCACCTGAACAGCACCCAAAAGTACTAAAGCGTTTAATTGATTTTCCTACATACAAAAAAGTAGCGAAAGAGATCAAACAAAACATTAGTAAGGTTGCAAAAGAGCACAACATACCAGAAGATGTAATGGCCTCTAAAAAGCAAGTGAATCAACTTATAAGTTGGAACTGGAAGCTAACAGATGAACAAAAATCACAGCAGATAAAACCAGATTTACTCAATTCTTGGCGCTATGAATATCTTAAAGGTGCACTCAAAGAGTGGGATAATTAA
- the tsaB gene encoding tRNA (adenosine(37)-N6)-threonylcarbamoyltransferase complex dimerization subunit type 1 TsaB has translation MIKSNILALDASTEALSIVLHYQGKTFHHFEECPQQHSQKILPLIDELLGKAGCKLKDLDVIGFGQGPGSFTGVRISVAIAQGLAYSTNLPLVGVSTLAVMAQQALEQFGANDVYSSIDARMGEIYFAQYQAKDGLMTLKGEERVFKPELLDATLIDINIDAAGVGTGFKSYPDSLTAFNNVTIQSEISLPDAHYMLALVEAQYLAGKGVQASDAQPKYVRDTVTWKKLPGRE, from the coding sequence ATGATCAAAAGTAATATTCTCGCCCTAGATGCTTCTACAGAAGCATTATCAATTGTTTTGCATTATCAGGGTAAAACGTTTCATCATTTTGAAGAGTGCCCGCAGCAGCATAGCCAAAAAATTCTGCCACTTATTGATGAGCTACTAGGAAAAGCCGGTTGTAAACTAAAAGATTTAGACGTAATAGGATTTGGCCAAGGCCCAGGTAGTTTTACTGGCGTGCGCATAAGCGTAGCCATTGCACAAGGTCTTGCGTATTCAACTAATTTACCATTAGTCGGGGTATCTACTTTAGCAGTCATGGCACAGCAGGCATTAGAACAGTTTGGTGCTAACGATGTTTATTCTAGTATTGATGCGCGTATGGGAGAAATATATTTTGCTCAGTACCAAGCAAAAGATGGATTGATGACACTTAAAGGCGAAGAGCGAGTATTCAAACCTGAATTGTTAGATGCAACCTTGATAGATATAAACATTGATGCTGCAGGCGTAGGGACGGGGTTTAAAAGTTATCCTGATTCATTAACGGCATTTAATAATGTAACCATACAGTCAGAAATAAGCTTACCGGATGCACACTATATGTTGGCACTAGTAGAGGCGCAGTACCTTGCAGGTAAGGGTGTACAAGCCAGTGATGCACAACCAAAGTATGTGCGTGACACGGTAACATGGAAAAAATTACCGGGCCGAGAATAA